Proteins from one Archocentrus centrarchus isolate MPI-CPG fArcCen1 chromosome 8, fArcCen1, whole genome shotgun sequence genomic window:
- the 42sp43 gene encoding P43 5S RNA-binding protein-like isoform X1, with translation MNDLRAGKPLQLFNCSHGECGAAFTREWKLKEHETVHTGARPCQCTVADCGRRFSRNAHLRRHMFEHSGVKQFKCKFVSCTETFFNASKLKRHVRYTHGDKNKYFKCNQANCSLTFKKRRLFKIHLKEHGVSPKFKCSKDGCAATFDSHIACRAHEKKHAGYCCPHANCQLFEHTWSKLQKHMAKHPATFTCRVCKKEFKKVDSLRRHKRMHASHKPVLVCPRDDCKAYFSTTFNLQHHIRKVHLDLLKYRCSFPDCPRMFAMRESMTRHLLRHDPSATTLKKRQRPKKTWQKRLNGQNLPLVEENLHRLFALRMRISRRAKVETNLSGLFNERKIPHYVDPEVNLRNLFSIKQPRTLEKPEVAPVKG, from the exons atgaatgatttgCGAGCTGGGAAACCGCTGCAGCTGTTCAACTGTTCCCACGGCGAGTGTGGAGCAGCTTTCACCAGGGAGTGGAAACTCAAAGAGCATGAGACGGTGCACACCGGGGCG CGCCCGTGCCAGTGCACAGTTGCTGACTGCGGTCGTCGCTTCTCCAGAAACGCTCACCTGCGGCGCCACATGTTTGAGCACAGCGGGGTGAAGCAATTCAA ATGCAAGTTTGTGAGCTGTACAGAGACTTTCTTCAACGCAAGCAAACTTAAAAGACACGTGCGTTATACCCATGGAGACAAAAATAAGTACTTCAAG TGTAACCAGGCAAACTGCTCCTTGACCTTCAAAAAGCGCAGATTATTTAAGATTCACTTAAAGGAGCATGGAGTGTCCCCCAAGTTCAA ATGTTCGAAGGATGGATGCGCTGCTACATTTGACTCCCATATTGCCTGCAGAGCCCATGAGAAGAAGCATGCAG GTTACTGTTGTCCTCATGCCAATTGCCAGTTATTTGAACATACCTGGAGTAAACTTCAGAAGCACATGGCTAAACACCCAG CTACATTCACATGCCGAGTGTGCAAGAAGGAGTTTAAAAAAGTGGATTCTTTGCGGAGGCACAAACGGATGCACGCTTCCCACAAGCCTGTGCTGGTCTGTCCCAGGGATGACTGCAAGGCCTACTTTTCTACAACCTTTAACCTGCAGCATCACATCCGCAAGGTGCACCTTGACCTTCTCAAATACAGATGCTCCTTCCCTGACTGCCCACGCATGTTTGCAATGCGG GAGAGCATGACCAGACACCTGCTTCGCCATGACCCAAGTGCCACCACTCTGAAG AAACGTCAGAGGCCTAAGAAAACCTGGCAGAAGCGCTTGAATGGACAAAATCTGCCCCTAGTGGAGGAAAACCTGCATCGCCTCTTTGCTCTGCGCATGCGAATCTCCAGACGTGCCAAGGTGGAAACCAACCTCTCAGGCCTCTTCAATGAGCGCAAGATCCCTCACTATGTTGACCCAGAAGTCAACCTGCGTAATTTGTTTAGCATCAAACAGCCTCGGACTCTGGAGAAGCCTGAAGTTGCACCAGTAAAAGGTTAA
- the p3h4 gene encoding endoplasmic reticulum protein SC65 — MLMTSLCLIFFFIISGPVDAQYEKYSFKSFPQKDIMPLDSAYNYAMEQYAAKNWAESIKYLELSLRLHRLLRDSEAFCSRNCSSVSRDNDTLFEDNSLRLMRHILLRAACLKKCKADFPVFKLTYPRRDLLETFEKRIPYRYIQYAYYQLNNLEKAVAATHTFLKKNPNDLLLTKNMNYYKTLFDVEEYLIDHEEQPYEGVFLKSVTLYNSGDFSSSARNMEQAITQYFEIYNLCLAGCEGAYEILEFKDFYPSLADLYKDALKCKVKCEENLTPSVGGFFVEKFVATMYHYLQFSYYKLNDVKNAAPCAASYMLFDPKDQVMQQNVAYYRFYREQWGLEDNDFQPRPEALRYFNQTTKQKEMLEFALNYLQTDDEDVVGPEEMAESRSEQPDIEFEGLGDYEESFLADWWQEPKTKWDTGEAID, encoded by the exons ATGCTCATGACAAGCTTGTGcctcatcttcttcttcattatcTCTGGCCCGGTGGATGCTCAGTATGAGAAGTACAGCTTTAAAAGTTTCCCTCAGAAGGACATCATGCCGCTGGACTCCGCGTACAACTACGCGATGGAGCAGTACGCGGCGAAGAACTGGGCAGAGAGCATCAAGTACCTGGAGCTGAGCCTGCGGCTCCACCGGCTCCTGCGGGACAGCGAGGCTTTTTGCAGCCGCAACTGCAGCTCCGTCAGCCGGGATAACGACACCCTGTTCGAGGACAACAGCCTCCGCCTCATGCGCCACATCCTGCTGAGAGCTGCGTGCCTTAAAAAGTGCAAGGCAGATTTTCCAGTGTTTAAACTCACATATCCACGCAGGGATTTACTGGAGACATTCGAGAAAAGGATACCGTATCGGTACATACAGTATGCGTACTACCAG CTTAACAACCTGGAGAAGGCGGTCGCAGCGACTCACACCTTCCTGAAGAAGAACCCGAATGATCTCCTCTTAACCAAGAATATGAACTACTACAAGACGCTGTTTGACGTGGAGGAATATCTCATCGACCACGAGGAGCAGCCATATGAA GGTGTTTTCTTGAAAAGCGTGACGCTCTACAACAGCGGAGACTTCAGCAGCAGTGCCAGAAACATGGAGCAGGCCATTACGCAGTACTTTGAAATCTATAACCTCTGCTTAGCAGGCTGCGAAGGCGCATACGAGATCCTGGAGTTCAAAGATTTCTATCCCAGCCTGGCAG ATCTCTATAAAGATGCGCTGAAATGCAAAGTTAAATGTGAGGAGAACCTGACGCCCAGCGTTGGAGGCTTCTTTGTGGAGAAGTTTGTAGCCACCATGTATCACTACCTCCAGTTTTCTTATTATAAAT TGAATGACGTGAAGAACGCTGCTCCGTGTGCGGCCAGTTACATGCTGTTTGACCCCAAAGACCAGGTGATGCAGCAAAATGTGGCGTATTATCGTTTCTACCGGGAGCAGTGGGGCCTCGAAGACAACGACTTTCAGCCTCGGCCT GAGGCCCTGAGGTACTTTAACCAGACGACCAAGCAGAAAGAAATGCTGGAGTTTGCACTAAACTACCTGCAAACAGACGACGAG GATGTTGTAGGTCCAGAAGAAATGGCCGAATCTCGCTCAGAGCAACCTGACATTGAGTTTGAGGGACTGGGGGACTATGAGGAGTCCTTCCTGGCTGATTGGTGGCAAGAACCCAAAACTAAGTGGGACACTGGAGAAGCCATCGACTGA
- the 42sp43 gene encoding P43 5S RNA-binding protein-like isoform X2 — protein sequence MNDLRAGKPLQLFNCSHGECGAAFTREWKLKEHETVHTGARPCQCTVADCGRRFSRNAHLRRHMFEHSGVKQFKCKFVSCTETFFNASKLKRHCNQANCSLTFKKRRLFKIHLKEHGVSPKFKCSKDGCAATFDSHIACRAHEKKHAGYCCPHANCQLFEHTWSKLQKHMAKHPATFTCRVCKKEFKKVDSLRRHKRMHASHKPVLVCPRDDCKAYFSTTFNLQHHIRKVHLDLLKYRCSFPDCPRMFAMRESMTRHLLRHDPSATTLKKRQRPKKTWQKRLNGQNLPLVEENLHRLFALRMRISRRAKVETNLSGLFNERKIPHYVDPEVNLRNLFSIKQPRTLEKPEVAPVKG from the exons atgaatgatttgCGAGCTGGGAAACCGCTGCAGCTGTTCAACTGTTCCCACGGCGAGTGTGGAGCAGCTTTCACCAGGGAGTGGAAACTCAAAGAGCATGAGACGGTGCACACCGGGGCG CGCCCGTGCCAGTGCACAGTTGCTGACTGCGGTCGTCGCTTCTCCAGAAACGCTCACCTGCGGCGCCACATGTTTGAGCACAGCGGGGTGAAGCAATTCAA ATGCAAGTTTGTGAGCTGTACAGAGACTTTCTTCAACGCAAGCAAACTTAAAAGACAC TGTAACCAGGCAAACTGCTCCTTGACCTTCAAAAAGCGCAGATTATTTAAGATTCACTTAAAGGAGCATGGAGTGTCCCCCAAGTTCAA ATGTTCGAAGGATGGATGCGCTGCTACATTTGACTCCCATATTGCCTGCAGAGCCCATGAGAAGAAGCATGCAG GTTACTGTTGTCCTCATGCCAATTGCCAGTTATTTGAACATACCTGGAGTAAACTTCAGAAGCACATGGCTAAACACCCAG CTACATTCACATGCCGAGTGTGCAAGAAGGAGTTTAAAAAAGTGGATTCTTTGCGGAGGCACAAACGGATGCACGCTTCCCACAAGCCTGTGCTGGTCTGTCCCAGGGATGACTGCAAGGCCTACTTTTCTACAACCTTTAACCTGCAGCATCACATCCGCAAGGTGCACCTTGACCTTCTCAAATACAGATGCTCCTTCCCTGACTGCCCACGCATGTTTGCAATGCGG GAGAGCATGACCAGACACCTGCTTCGCCATGACCCAAGTGCCACCACTCTGAAG AAACGTCAGAGGCCTAAGAAAACCTGGCAGAAGCGCTTGAATGGACAAAATCTGCCCCTAGTGGAGGAAAACCTGCATCGCCTCTTTGCTCTGCGCATGCGAATCTCCAGACGTGCCAAGGTGGAAACCAACCTCTCAGGCCTCTTCAATGAGCGCAAGATCCCTCACTATGTTGACCCAGAAGTCAACCTGCGTAATTTGTTTAGCATCAAACAGCCTCGGACTCTGGAGAAGCCTGAAGTTGCACCAGTAAAAGGTTAA
- the 42sp43 gene encoding P43 5S RNA-binding protein-like isoform X3 — protein sequence MNDLRAGKPLQLFNCSHGECGAAFTREWKLKEHETVHTGARPCQCTVADCGRRFSRNAHLRRHMFEHSGVKQFKCKFVSCTETFFNASKLKRHVRYTHGDKNKYFKCNQANCSLTFKKRRLFKIHLKEHGVSPKFKCSKDGCAATFDSHIACRAHEKKHAGYCCPHANCQLFEHTWSKLQKHMAKHPATFTCRVCKKEFKKVDSLRRHKRMHASHKPVLVCPRDDCKAYFSTTFNLQHHIRKVHLDLLKYRCSFPDCPRMFAMRESMTRHLLRHDPSATTLKKRQRPKKTWQKRLNGQNLPLVEENLHRLFALRMRISRRAKVETNLSGLFNERKIPHYVDPEVNLRNLTH from the exons atgaatgatttgCGAGCTGGGAAACCGCTGCAGCTGTTCAACTGTTCCCACGGCGAGTGTGGAGCAGCTTTCACCAGGGAGTGGAAACTCAAAGAGCATGAGACGGTGCACACCGGGGCG CGCCCGTGCCAGTGCACAGTTGCTGACTGCGGTCGTCGCTTCTCCAGAAACGCTCACCTGCGGCGCCACATGTTTGAGCACAGCGGGGTGAAGCAATTCAA ATGCAAGTTTGTGAGCTGTACAGAGACTTTCTTCAACGCAAGCAAACTTAAAAGACACGTGCGTTATACCCATGGAGACAAAAATAAGTACTTCAAG TGTAACCAGGCAAACTGCTCCTTGACCTTCAAAAAGCGCAGATTATTTAAGATTCACTTAAAGGAGCATGGAGTGTCCCCCAAGTTCAA ATGTTCGAAGGATGGATGCGCTGCTACATTTGACTCCCATATTGCCTGCAGAGCCCATGAGAAGAAGCATGCAG GTTACTGTTGTCCTCATGCCAATTGCCAGTTATTTGAACATACCTGGAGTAAACTTCAGAAGCACATGGCTAAACACCCAG CTACATTCACATGCCGAGTGTGCAAGAAGGAGTTTAAAAAAGTGGATTCTTTGCGGAGGCACAAACGGATGCACGCTTCCCACAAGCCTGTGCTGGTCTGTCCCAGGGATGACTGCAAGGCCTACTTTTCTACAACCTTTAACCTGCAGCATCACATCCGCAAGGTGCACCTTGACCTTCTCAAATACAGATGCTCCTTCCCTGACTGCCCACGCATGTTTGCAATGCGG GAGAGCATGACCAGACACCTGCTTCGCCATGACCCAAGTGCCACCACTCTGAAG AAACGTCAGAGGCCTAAGAAAACCTGGCAGAAGCGCTTGAATGGACAAAATCTGCCCCTAGTGGAGGAAAACCTGCATCGCCTCTTTGCTCTGCGCATGCGAATCTCCAGACGTGCCAAGGTGGAAACCAACCTCTCAGGCCTCTTCAATGAGCGCAAGATCCCTCACTATGTTGACCCAGAAGTCAACCTGCG TAATTTGACACATTGA
- the LOC115785223 gene encoding disintegrin and metalloproteinase domain-containing protein 11-like, with translation MLAVWCFTVFAAVGERLAVSGVDRNPEEDGSMWDWFAPIGQTDSGDTATEIIYPKRLVQQIKSEEEMAHDYLDTRVKNSTGDTLPVHLAQSCFQVEAFGRTFTLDLELNHHLLSSDYVERHFNQDGRPLQSVGGEHCYYQGRLRGLPESWAAVSTCHGLCGMFSDGFFSYGIEPFHNESSQYGGAHLIRRMPDVRLSPHCPDCTEDSEWDGRGGDGDDDRPDQVREQQASEGLRRSKRSVRKPSVQTETKYIELMVVNDNDMFVQLRRSSSQTKNFAKAVVNTADTIYQEQLNTRIVLVAMETWTSKNMMPVVEDPLITLQNFMKYKKDNIREQSDVVHLFSGRTFHSSRSGTAYTGGVCSPTRGGGINEYGNVGAMAITLCQSLGQNIGMRWNNARNSAGDCKCPDAWVGCIMEDTGFHQPRKFSRCSVDEYTQFLLQGGGSCLFNKPNKLLDPPECGNGFVEPGEECDCGSQLECARRGGACCKKCTLTHDAMCSNGLCCSGCKYELRGVVCRQAVNDCDIPETCTGDSSECPHNVHKLDGYMCDNSQGRCYSGRCRTRDGQCRGLWGYNSADRFCYEKLNAEGTEKGNCGPGPDGQGWLQCNKPDVLCGFLFCANVTMKPKFGDLQGEVTSFTLYHQNKYLDCRGGHALLEDGSDLGYVEDGTPCGPNMMCLERRCLPVAAFNLSTCPGSNFGRICSDHGTCSNEVKCICDRDYTGKDCSVFDPIPEPTVATGPEKKGPSGTNIIIGSIAGAILLAAIVLGGTGWGFKNIRRGRSGGG, from the exons ATGCTGGCGGTGTGGTGCTTCACGGTCTTTGCTGCAGTGGGCGAGAGGCTTGCAGTCTCAG GTGTTGACAGGAACCCAGAGGAGGATGGGAGCATGTGGGATTGGTTTGCCCCGATTGGGCAGACAGATAGTGGGGACACTGCGACCGAGATCATTTATCCAAAGCGCCTGGTACAGCAAATCAAGTCGGAGGAGGAAATGGCTCATGACTACTTGGATACCAGGGTGAAGAATAGCACTGGGGACACCTTG cctGTCCACTTGGCCCAGAGCTGTTTCCAAGTCGAAGCCTTTGGACGCACCTTCACTTTAGACCTGGAATTAAACCA CCACCTCCTGTCTTCAGATTATGTGGAACGGCACTTTAACCAGGATGGCAGACCTTTGCAGTCTGTG GGAGGGGAACACTGCTACTACCAGGGAAGGTTAAGAGGTTTACCAGAGTCCTGGGCAGCTGTCTCAACCTGCCATGGCCTGTG TGGCATGTTCTCTGATGGCTTCTTCTCTTATGGTATTGAGCCCTTTCACAATGAGAGCAGTCAG taTGGTGGTGCTCACTTAATACGCAGGATGCCTGATGTCAGACTTTCGCCCCACTGCCCAG ACTGTACAGAGGACAGTGAGTGggatggcagaggaggtgatggtgatgatgacagACCAGACCAAGTGAGGGAACAGCAGGCGTCTGAGGGGCTGCGACGATCCAAGCGAAGTGTTCGCAAGCCCTCTGTGCAGACTGAGACCAAATATATTGAGCTGATGGTGGTCAATGACAATGACATG TTTGTACAGCTGCGTCGCTCGAGCAGCCAAACAAAGAACTTTGCCAAAGCTGTGGTCAACACGGCAGATACG ATCTATCAGGAACAGCTGAACACAAGGATCGTGCTGGTTGCCATGGAGACCTGGACCTCTAAAAATATGATGCCAGTAGTGGAAGACCCATTGATAACACTGCAAAACTTCATGAAGTACAAGAAGGACAACATCAGAGAGCAGAGTGATGTAGTCCATCTTTTCTC AGGGCGTACATTTCATAGTAGCCGCAGTGGGACAGCCTACACAGGAGGGGTGTGCTCTCCGACACGAGGAGGAGGAATTAACGAG TATGGAAATGTAGGTGCAATGGCCATCACTTTGTGCCAGAGTCTCGGCCAGAACATTGGGATGAGGTGGAACAACGCACGTAACTCCGCAG GAGACTGCAAATGCCCAGATGCCTGGGTGGGCTGCATCATGGAAGACACAGG ATTCCATCAGCCCAGAAAGTTTTCTCGCTGCAGCGTCGATGAGTACACCCAGTTCTTGCTCCAGGGAGGTGGTAGCTGCCTCTTTAACAAGCCCAACAAG CTTTTGGACCCTCCGGAGTGTGGGAATGGCTTTGTGGAGCCAGGGGAAGAGTGTGACTGTGGATCCCAGCTG GAATGTGCCCGTAGGGGAGGAGCCTGCTGTAAAAAGTGTACCCTTACCCATGATGCCATGTGCAGCAATGGACTCTGCTGCAGTGGCTGCAAG TATGAGCTGAGAGGCGTGGTGTGTCGACAGGCTGTGAATGACTGTGACATCCCAGAAACTTGCACTGGTGACTCCAGTGAG TGCCCTCATAATGTCCACAAGCTAGATGGCTACATGTGTGATAACAGTCAG GGACGATGTTACAGTGGGCGATGCAGGACTCGTGATGGGCAATGCAGGGGGCTCTGGGGTTATA ATTCAGCAGACAGGTTTTGCTATGAGAAGCTGAATGCTGAGGGGACAGAGAAAGGAAACTGTGGCCCAGGTCCTGATGGCCAAGGCTGGCTGCAGTGCAACAAGCC AGATGTTTTATGTGGCTTCCTGTTCTGTGCTAATGTGACAATGAAGCCAAAGTTTGGAGACCTCCAAGGTGAGGTGACCAGCTTTACCCTCTACCACCAGAACAAGTACCTGGACTGCAG AGGTGGCCATGCTCTCCTAGAGGACGGCTCAGACCTGGGCTACGTGGAGGATGGCACTCCCTGTGGTCCCAACATGATGTGTTTGGAGAGACGCTGCCTCCCTGTGGCTGCATTCAACCTCAGCACATGTCCAGGATCCAATTTTGGACGCATTTGTTCTGATcatggg ACCTGCAGCAATGAAGTGAAGTGTATCTGTGACAGGGACTACACCGGGAAGGACTGCAGTGTCTTTGATCCCATCCCTGAGCCCACAGTCGCAACAGGCCCAGAGAAGAAAG GTCCAAGTGGCACCAATATCATTATAGGGTCCATCGCAGGTGCTATTCTCCTGGCAGCTATAGTCCTAGGGGGAACAGGATGGGGATTTAA GAACATTCGCAGAGGAAG ATCCGGTGGAGGATAA